A genomic segment from Spinacia oleracea cultivar Varoflay chromosome 3, BTI_SOV_V1, whole genome shotgun sequence encodes:
- the LOC110797933 gene encoding uncharacterized protein — protein sequence MTVEMPRGLPFSVDTWSPTSKLKRHHFLTHAHKDHCSGITSHSSFPIYSTNLTKSLILRYFPQIDELFFVGIEVGQSLIVDDPDGSFTVTAFDANHCPGAVMFLFEGNFGNILHTGDCRLTPECLQNLPEKYIARKGKEHSCQLDFVFLDCTFGKSLMNIPSKQSALQQVINCIWKHPDVPTVYLTCNFLGQEEVLVKVVQTFGSKIYVDKAKDSDFYQALELIAPQILSVDPASRFHLFEGFPNLYEKAKNKILEARKNMQPEPLIIRPSAQWYAMEETELTVRERKILERSNIPVKDQFGVWHVCYSMHSSRQELEWALKLLSPKWVVSTTLECRAMELEYVKKHCFIPRVSDDRFWKVLDISMETSLKASEVLVESSGSSSAMLITNAVAEELELQLPKALTNQENLLNLLPPSKKPSITLFGRARLGYHSCILAEEMKTVSEEERKYTPILGSGFKSSPSPLPLPEKAPECPPLIMPFRETCISITTRVEDGSKHEEVEQKLLCSDDREHIVEKPNENNTEVVDADTESDMLRRDATVYKSVSCSYIRSSTGLSENFRKLYRSMNVPVPRPLPSLVELMNSCKRPKRQF from the exons ATGACAGTCGAAATGCCAAGAGGATTGCCATTTTCAGTTGATACATGGAGCCCCACTTCCAAATTGAAACGACACCATTTTCTCACTCATGCTCATAAAGATCATTGTTCTGGCATCACCTCTCACTCTTCTTTCCCAATTTACTCTACCAATCTCACCAAATCCCTAATTCTTCGTTACTTTCCTCAG ATAGATGAGTTGTTTTTTGTGGGAATTGAGGTGGGACAATCCCTAATTGTTGATGACCCAGATGGGTCTTTTACTGTTACTGCTTTTGATGCCAATCACTGCCCTG GGGCTGTGATGTTTTTGTTTGAAGGCAATTTTGGCAATATTCTTCATACTGGGGACTGCAGACTCACTCCTGAATGTCTGCAGAACTTGCCAGAGAAGTATATCGCCAGAAAAGGGAAGGAGCACAGTTGTCagcttgattttgtttttttagacTGTACATTTGGTAAAAGTCTTATGAACATCCCTAGCAAGCAATCTGCCCTTCAGCAG GTTATCAATTGCATATGGAAACATCCTGATGTCCCGACAGTATACCTCACCTGCAACTTTCTTGGCCAGGAAGAGGTGCTTGTTAAAGTTGTTCAAACGTTTGGGTCCAAGATATATGTCGATAAAGCCAAGGACTCAGACTTTTACCAAGCTTTGGAACTTATAGCTCCACAAATCCTTTCTGTTGATCCTGCTTCTCGTTTCCATTTGTTTGAAGGTTTTCCAAACCTGTATGAGAaggcaaaaaataaaatattggaGGCCCGTAAGAATATGCAGCCAGAGCCTCTCATAATACGACCCTCAGCACAATGGTATGCAATGGAAGAAACTGAGCTTACAGTTAGGGAAAGGAAAATTCTAGAAAGATCAAACATTCCAGTGAAGGACCAGTTTGGTGTGTGGCATGTTTGCTACTCAATGCATTCTTCCAGACAAGAATTAGAGTGGGCTTTGAAACTTCTTTCGCCTAAATGGGTTGTTTCAACAACTCTTGAGTGCCGAGCTATGGAGTTGGAGTATGTTAAGAAACACTGCTTTATCCCTCGAGTATCTGATGATCGTTTCTGGAAGGTTCTGGACATTAGCATGGAAACTTCTCTGAAGGCGTCAGAGGTCTTGGTAGAAAGTAGTGGATCCTCTTCTGCTATGTTGATAACCAATGCAGTTGCTGAGGAACTTGAGCTGCAACTACCAAAGGCATTGACAAACCAGGAAAATCTCCTAAATTTGCTTCCTCCAAGCAAGAAGCCATCAATAACCTTATTTGGACGAGCAAGACTTGGTTACCATTCTTGCATTTTGGCTGAAGAAATGAAAACCGTGTCTGAAGAAGAGAGGAAGTACACCCCCATCTTAGGTAGTGGATTTAAGAGTTCTCCCTCACCCCTTCCTCTCCCTGAAAAAGCCCCAGAGTGTCCCCCACTAATTATGCCCTTCAGAGAAACATGTATCAGTATCACTACTCGTGTAGAAGATGGTAGTAAACATGAAGAGGTGGAACAGAAGCTGCTATGTTCTGATGACAGGGAACATATAGTTGAGAAGCCTAATGAAAACAACACAGAGGTGGTAGATGCTGATACTGAATCAGATATGTTAAGGAGGGATGCAACCGTTTATAAATCTGTTTCATGTTCTTATATCAGATCATCAACAGGGTTGAGTGAAAATTTCAGGAAGCTCTATAGGTCTATGAATGTACCTGTTCCTAGACCTCTTCCTTCCTTGGTTGAACTTATGAACTCTTGCAAACGTCCCAAAAGACAATTCTAG